One Streptomyces sp. NBC_00554 DNA segment encodes these proteins:
- a CDS encoding ferredoxin, with the protein MKVSVDRDVCYGSGDCAHRVPSVFALADSGYGTVLPGQEDRGDDPQVREAADWCPSQAIVIAE; encoded by the coding sequence ATGAAGGTCTCCGTCGACCGCGACGTGTGTTACGGCTCCGGTGACTGCGCCCACCGGGTCCCCTCCGTCTTCGCCCTGGCGGACTCCGGATACGGCACCGTCCTGCCGGGCCAGGAGGACAGGGGAGACGATCCACAGGTGCGGGAGGCGGCCGACTGGTGTCCGTCCCAGGCCATCGTCATCGCCGAGTAG
- a CDS encoding condensation domain-containing protein: MTDIQRCEIRPGCLVEWTLHPRTVEAAAGLPEDSRPPAYVQESHVRTARSVRDDGLFVPTWLGTAFDIPGQVDLDVLQHALRDWTLRHETLRSGFRWSGDEMRRFTLDADAVVLHREDVGDFAEAATLTRYLQDRFDVAADALSWPNFIYTAVVREDGASVYMAFDHSNVDAYSLHRIAAEIHELYEAGLEGRAVATAPIASYVDFCAIERAQADEIDDTHAIVARWREFIAQCDGKLPGFPVDLGLEPEGPLPAQKLMHEMLVDDADAAAFEAYCRPYGGSLVGILAATALIVREIGGQEVYRTVVPFHTRAKSKWSDSMGWYVGGAPIEIPVARAADFDSALGMVRAALREGRPLSRMPIARVLRLLGSDFRPTSPDLYSIVSLVDTRDTPGSERWQDLKAYGLIRISYGDQVCAWVTRLHEGLQFASRYPDTDIAYKNMRLYAEGLRERIRSVARDREEALAGRARA, translated from the coding sequence ATGACCGACATCCAGCGTTGCGAGATCCGGCCCGGATGTCTCGTGGAGTGGACGCTGCATCCGAGGACCGTCGAGGCCGCGGCCGGCCTGCCGGAGGATTCCCGGCCACCGGCGTATGTGCAGGAGTCCCATGTGCGGACGGCCCGATCGGTGCGGGACGACGGGCTGTTCGTGCCCACCTGGCTGGGCACCGCGTTCGACATCCCGGGGCAGGTCGACCTCGACGTGCTGCAACACGCCTTGCGGGACTGGACACTTCGGCACGAGACGCTGCGCAGCGGTTTCCGGTGGAGCGGTGACGAGATGCGCCGGTTCACGCTGGACGCCGACGCGGTCGTGCTGCACCGCGAGGACGTCGGCGACTTCGCCGAAGCGGCCACGCTGACCCGGTATCTGCAGGACCGTTTCGACGTCGCGGCGGACGCGCTCAGCTGGCCGAACTTCATCTACACGGCGGTCGTCCGGGAGGACGGCGCGAGTGTCTACATGGCGTTCGACCACAGCAACGTCGACGCGTACTCGCTCCACCGCATCGCCGCCGAGATCCACGAGCTCTACGAAGCGGGCCTCGAAGGCCGCGCCGTCGCCACGGCACCGATCGCCAGCTACGTCGACTTCTGCGCGATCGAGCGTGCGCAGGCCGACGAGATCGACGACACGCACGCGATCGTCGCCCGCTGGCGGGAGTTCATCGCCCAGTGCGACGGGAAGCTGCCGGGCTTCCCCGTCGACCTCGGCCTCGAACCCGAAGGTCCGCTGCCCGCCCAGAAGTTGATGCACGAGATGCTCGTGGACGACGCGGACGCGGCCGCCTTCGAGGCGTACTGCAGGCCGTACGGCGGAAGCCTGGTCGGCATCCTCGCGGCCACCGCCCTCATCGTCCGCGAGATCGGCGGGCAGGAGGTGTACCGCACCGTCGTGCCGTTCCACACCAGGGCGAAGTCCAAGTGGTCGGACTCGATGGGCTGGTACGTGGGCGGCGCGCCGATCGAGATTCCGGTGGCCCGGGCGGCAGATTTCGACAGCGCGCTGGGGATGGTTCGCGCCGCGCTGCGCGAGGGCCGGCCGCTGTCGCGGATGCCCATCGCCCGCGTACTGCGGCTGCTGGGCTCCGACTTCCGGCCCACCTCACCCGACCTGTACTCGATCGTCTCGCTCGTCGACACGCGCGACACCCCGGGGTCGGAACGGTGGCAGGACCTGAAGGCGTACGGACTGATCCGGATCTCGTACGGCGACCAGGTGTGCGCCTGGGTCACCCGGCTCCACGAGGGCCTGCAGTTCGCCAGCCGCTATCCGGACACGGACATCGCGTACAAGAACATGCGGCTGTACGCCGAGGGGCTGCGCGAACGCATCCGGTCGGTCGCGCGGGACCGCGAAGAGGCCCTGGCCGGGCGCGCCCGGGCCTGA
- a CDS encoding AAA family ATPase has product MEALSSDSGARIAFAERLALLYKEAGNPPLSRVAEAVVRLHRVDERGRPVRVSAQRISDWRRAKNVPAQFAALAAVLQILIPDARRLRPVPVSPGLYDPVQWQRLWERAVAVPVGDRAPASAEAEEHAAVEAPAVCPYRGLASYRQQDARWFFGRERSTDALIAQLDAAEKTGGLVMLVGASGAGKSSLLNAGLVPALRNGARGDDDGRARVVLQLVPGGDPLAELTRRIPELAQVLSTARDEEDGEEHPAEDPCTPRFAHEVRMAVSAWARREASSADPPVVIVDQFEEAFTLCSDEAQRRTFIQLLHAACSPAAPADAGVPVDPAPVLVVLGIRADFYEQCLGYPELADALQHRHMVLGPLATAELREAVTGPAKAVGLELEPGLAELIVRELSADGPRGAHDAGVLPLLSHALLATWQRRKAGRLTLAGYRAAGGIQGAVAATAEQAWSGLDPAARTAARLLLLRLVRLGEDTQATRRRGTRRQLAEESTDPGKTEESLEALVRARLVTLDAETVEITHEALLHAWPRLRDWIGEDKNSNLLRQQLEDDGRAWEGSNRDTSLLYRGSRLEQARGWAKTAGNTFLTRSAVEFLAASVRLRKRTVWIFRGAVSALVVLAMLAVGSAVVAWQQRNDAVFEQVIAEADRVQYTDPSLSAQLDLVAHRLRPDDEGANNRLISIVNAPLATPLLGHTGAVYLTSFSPSGLILATASYDRTVRLWDVSDRTRPKPLGKPLTGHTSWVSSAVFSPDGSTLATAADDGTIRLWDVREPGHPRPLGTPLTGHDGTIYLITFSPDGHTLASASEDHTVGLWDVRDPSRPKKLGALTGHTDAVRSVAFSPDGRTVAAGGDDNTVRLWNTADPRHPVRIGTVLTGHTSLVHSVAFSPDGRTLASGSADNTVRLWDVADPRHAKPLGAPLTGHTGPIWSVAFSPDGTMLAAASQDSTASLWNVSDPAYPSQVGEPLAGSSGEMYALGFSPDGRTLATGSGDNTVRLWSIPTSDMIGRIGAFRPDGKVLATAARDEKVRLWNVEDPDRPVSLGDPFMPGEGELREPVFSPDGRILAVVTGDRAVQLWNVSDPSRPVAYGEPVALRTRFAAALTFSPDGRTMATAYDDRTIQLWNVSDPSHPVRLGAPLTGHKGYVNSLAFSPDGRTLASGSADVTIRLWNVADPRHATLLGAPLTGHLGPINALVYSPDGRTLASGSDDNTVRLWDVTDSSKDRAPRLESTLTGHTESVVSLTFSQDGTRLASGGNDNTVRLWDVTVPSRATPIGQSMSPNAKTGNFLSFSAKSHTLGVSSGADTVRLWNLDVDEAIRRICSTTRGVLTPDKWHEYLPRLSYESPCDQ; this is encoded by the coding sequence GTGGAGGCCTTGAGTTCCGACTCAGGGGCACGCATTGCCTTCGCGGAGCGTCTCGCGCTGCTCTACAAGGAGGCCGGCAATCCTCCCCTCAGTCGCGTGGCCGAGGCGGTCGTACGGCTGCATCGGGTCGATGAACGCGGGCGGCCCGTGCGGGTGTCCGCCCAGCGGATCAGCGACTGGCGACGGGCCAAGAACGTACCTGCCCAGTTCGCCGCGCTCGCGGCGGTGCTGCAGATCCTGATACCCGATGCGCGGCGCCTGCGGCCCGTGCCGGTGTCCCCGGGCCTGTACGACCCGGTCCAGTGGCAGCGCCTCTGGGAGCGAGCGGTTGCCGTCCCCGTCGGCGACCGTGCCCCGGCGTCCGCGGAAGCGGAGGAACACGCCGCGGTCGAGGCCCCGGCCGTGTGTCCGTACCGGGGGCTGGCTTCCTACCGTCAGCAGGACGCCCGGTGGTTCTTCGGCCGTGAGCGGAGCACGGACGCTCTCATCGCTCAGCTCGACGCAGCGGAGAAGACCGGCGGCCTTGTCATGCTCGTGGGTGCCTCGGGGGCGGGTAAGTCGTCTCTGCTGAACGCCGGTCTGGTGCCCGCGCTGCGCAACGGGGCCCGAGGGGACGACGACGGCCGGGCAAGGGTGGTTCTGCAGCTCGTGCCGGGCGGCGATCCGCTCGCGGAGCTGACCCGGCGGATCCCTGAACTCGCGCAGGTCCTCTCCACCGCGAGGGACGAGGAGGACGGGGAGGAGCACCCGGCCGAGGACCCCTGTACTCCGCGTTTCGCGCACGAGGTGCGGATGGCCGTCAGCGCGTGGGCCCGGCGCGAGGCGTCCTCCGCCGACCCTCCGGTCGTCATCGTGGACCAGTTCGAGGAGGCGTTCACCCTCTGCTCCGACGAGGCTCAGCGGCGCACCTTCATCCAGCTCCTGCACGCCGCGTGCTCGCCCGCCGCCCCCGCGGACGCCGGTGTCCCCGTCGACCCGGCCCCCGTGCTCGTGGTCCTGGGCATACGCGCCGACTTCTACGAGCAGTGTCTCGGGTATCCCGAACTGGCCGACGCGCTCCAGCACCGGCACATGGTGCTCGGGCCGCTGGCCACCGCGGAGCTGCGCGAGGCGGTGACCGGGCCGGCCAAGGCCGTGGGTCTGGAACTGGAGCCGGGCCTTGCGGAACTGATCGTCCGGGAGCTGAGCGCCGACGGCCCGCGTGGGGCGCACGACGCGGGGGTGCTGCCGCTGCTGTCCCACGCCCTGCTCGCCACCTGGCAGCGGCGGAAGGCGGGCAGGCTCACGCTGGCCGGCTACCGCGCGGCGGGCGGGATCCAGGGGGCGGTGGCGGCGACCGCCGAGCAGGCCTGGTCCGGCCTCGATCCGGCGGCGCGTACGGCCGCGAGGCTGCTCCTGCTCCGGCTGGTCCGGCTGGGCGAGGACACCCAGGCCACCCGGCGGCGGGGGACGCGGCGCCAGCTGGCGGAGGAGTCGACGGACCCCGGCAAGACGGAGGAATCGCTCGAGGCGCTGGTTCGCGCCCGGCTGGTGACGCTCGACGCGGAGACCGTGGAGATCACCCATGAGGCGCTGCTGCACGCCTGGCCGCGCCTGCGCGACTGGATCGGCGAGGACAAGAACAGCAACCTGCTGCGCCAGCAACTGGAGGATGACGGCAGGGCCTGGGAGGGCTCGAACCGCGACACGTCACTCCTCTACCGGGGTTCCCGCCTGGAGCAGGCCCGTGGCTGGGCGAAAACCGCCGGGAACACCTTCCTGACCCGGAGCGCGGTGGAGTTCCTGGCCGCTTCGGTCAGGCTGCGCAAGCGCACGGTCTGGATCTTCCGCGGCGCGGTGTCGGCCCTGGTCGTCCTTGCGATGCTGGCCGTCGGTTCGGCGGTGGTCGCGTGGCAGCAGCGGAACGACGCGGTGTTCGAGCAGGTGATCGCCGAAGCCGATCGCGTCCAGTACACGGACCCGTCGTTGTCGGCTCAACTGGACCTGGTGGCCCACCGTTTGCGGCCGGACGACGAGGGCGCGAACAACCGGCTGATCTCGATCGTGAACGCGCCGCTGGCCACACCGCTCCTCGGGCACACCGGCGCCGTGTACCTCACCTCGTTCAGCCCGAGCGGACTGATCCTGGCCACCGCCAGCTACGACCGGACCGTGCGGCTGTGGGACGTATCGGACCGGACTCGGCCCAAGCCGCTGGGCAAACCCCTCACCGGCCACACGAGTTGGGTGAGCAGCGCGGTCTTCAGCCCCGACGGCAGCACTCTCGCCACCGCTGCCGACGACGGCACGATCCGGCTGTGGGACGTGCGGGAGCCCGGCCACCCGCGCCCGCTCGGCACGCCCCTGACCGGCCATGACGGCACGATCTACCTGATCACCTTCAGCCCGGACGGACACACTCTGGCGTCCGCGAGCGAAGACCACACCGTCGGTCTGTGGGACGTGCGCGATCCGAGCCGGCCGAAGAAACTCGGCGCTCTGACCGGCCACACCGACGCCGTACGCTCCGTGGCGTTCAGCCCGGACGGACGGACGGTGGCGGCCGGGGGCGACGACAACACGGTCAGGTTGTGGAACACGGCCGATCCGCGTCATCCGGTGCGGATCGGCACGGTGCTGACCGGACACACGAGCCTGGTGCACTCCGTGGCCTTCAGCCCCGACGGACGTACCCTCGCCAGCGGCAGTGCGGACAACACCGTCCGGCTGTGGGACGTCGCCGACCCCCGTCACGCGAAACCGCTCGGCGCGCCGCTCACCGGCCACACCGGTCCCATCTGGTCGGTGGCCTTCAGCCCTGACGGAACCATGCTCGCCGCGGCCAGCCAGGACAGTACGGCGAGTCTGTGGAACGTCAGCGATCCGGCGTACCCCTCGCAGGTCGGCGAGCCGCTCGCGGGGAGCAGCGGTGAGATGTACGCCCTGGGATTCAGCCCCGACGGACGGACCCTGGCCACCGGGAGCGGCGACAACACGGTCCGCCTGTGGTCGATACCGACATCGGACATGATCGGCCGCATCGGAGCGTTCCGCCCGGACGGGAAGGTGCTCGCCACGGCCGCGCGCGACGAGAAGGTCCGGCTGTGGAACGTGGAGGATCCCGACCGGCCCGTGTCGCTGGGCGATCCGTTCATGCCCGGGGAGGGTGAGCTGCGTGAGCCGGTCTTCTCCCCCGACGGCCGCATACTCGCGGTGGTGACCGGAGACCGCGCGGTACAGCTGTGGAACGTCAGCGACCCGTCCCGGCCCGTCGCCTACGGAGAGCCCGTCGCCCTGCGGACACGGTTCGCGGCCGCGCTGACCTTCAGCCCGGACGGGCGCACGATGGCGACCGCCTATGACGACCGCACCATCCAGTTGTGGAACGTCAGTGACCCGTCCCACCCTGTCCGGCTCGGCGCGCCCCTGACCGGCCACAAGGGGTACGTCAACTCCCTCGCCTTCAGCCCGGACGGCCGTACGTTGGCCAGCGGCAGCGCGGACGTCACCATCCGGCTCTGGAACGTGGCCGACCCACGCCACGCGACACTGCTCGGCGCACCCCTCACGGGACATCTGGGGCCCATCAACGCACTCGTCTACAGCCCGGACGGCCGTACGTTGGCCAGTGGCAGCGACGACAACACGGTCCGCCTCTGGGACGTCACCGACTCCTCCAAGGACCGGGCGCCCCGGCTGGAGTCCACGCTCACGGGCCACACCGAATCGGTGGTGTCGCTGACCTTCAGCCAGGACGGCACCAGGCTGGCGAGCGGCGGCAACGACAACACGGTCCGGCTCTGGGACGTCACCGTGCCGTCCAGGGCCACCCCGATCGGCCAGTCGATGAGCCCCAACGCCAAAACCGGCAATTTCCTTTCGTTCAGCGCCAAGAGCCACACGCTCGGCGTATCCAGCGGAGCCGATACCGTCCGGCTCTGGAACCTCGACGTCGACGAGGCCATTCGCCGTATCTGCTCGACCACTCGGGGTGTTCTGACACCGGACAAATGGCACGAGTATCTGCCCCGGCTCTCGTACGAGTCTCCGTGCGACCAGTAG
- a CDS encoding alpha/beta hydrolase family protein, with amino-acid sequence MSTGVEVSFDSLDGLQLQGTMLMPDEILGSPTVLVHGGGVNRDEGGFFTRLAIALKSSGMPCLRFDFRGHGESQGDQESLTLLGVSNDIRTAVDYLISVTGKEKVNIIGASFSGGICAFYAAHFPDSVQRLVLFNPLMDYKKRFIDDKPYWNNGYIDAEKAEELRRQGAIEHSPTFKLGRPLLNEVFYVKPKNELPSIQAPTLIVHGTKDTFIPIQSSREVLDNFGGGARLIEIDGAQHGFAVHDDPKYLNPQTQAWQSRVIRDVVEWLKD; translated from the coding sequence ATGTCAACAGGCGTGGAAGTCTCATTCGACAGCTTGGATGGTCTCCAACTCCAGGGAACCATGCTCATGCCAGATGAAATCCTTGGAAGCCCCACAGTGCTAGTCCATGGCGGGGGAGTAAATCGAGACGAGGGAGGGTTCTTTACTCGATTGGCCATTGCGCTTAAATCTTCCGGTATGCCTTGTCTGCGATTCGATTTCCGTGGGCATGGTGAGAGCCAGGGTGATCAGGAGAGTTTAACCCTCCTGGGAGTATCTAACGATATCCGCACTGCTGTAGACTACTTGATTTCCGTGACCGGGAAAGAGAAGGTGAACATCATCGGTGCGAGTTTTAGTGGTGGCATCTGTGCGTTTTATGCCGCACATTTTCCGGATTCGGTCCAGCGGCTCGTTCTCTTCAACCCACTAATGGACTACAAGAAGCGCTTCATTGACGATAAGCCATACTGGAATAATGGATATATCGACGCGGAAAAAGCGGAAGAATTGCGAAGGCAAGGGGCGATCGAGCATTCGCCCACGTTCAAGCTCGGACGCCCGTTGCTGAATGAGGTTTTCTATGTAAAGCCAAAGAATGAACTCCCCTCGATTCAGGCGCCTACATTGATCGTTCATGGTACGAAAGACACCTTCATCCCCATCCAGTCGTCTCGTGAAGTGCTAGATAATTTCGGCGGCGGCGCGCGACTTATCGAGATTGACGGGGCGCAACATGGGTTTGCTGTGCATGACGACCCTAAATATCTGAATCCCCAGACTCAGGCATGGCAAAGTCGTGTAATCCGCGACGTGGTGGAATGGCTGAAAGACTAG
- a CDS encoding amidohydrolase family protein — translation MVSTESGTGDLPRVISVDDHVIEPAHLFETWLPSKYRDKGPQPFTAGIGDLQYIGGKYRFTTDPKGQITDWWRYEGEVFPYKRIIAAVGFSRDEMTLDGITREQMRRGCWDPKARLEDMDLNHVEASLCFPTFPRFCGQTFAEAKDKEVALACVRAYNDWMVEEWCGDSGGRLIPLCLIPLWDIDLAVAEIRRNAARGVRAVTFSEIPTYLGLPSIHSGYWDPFFAVCEETGTVVNMHIGSSSQMPAASPDAPPAVQASLSFNNAMASMMDFLFSGVLVKFPRLKLAYSEGQMGWIPYALERADDVWEEHRAWGGVKDLIPEPPSTYYYRQIFCCFFRDKHGIASIETVGVDNATFETDYPHVDSTWPHTKEVAADHVAGLSEEVTYKLLRGNAIRMLQLPFDQGK, via the coding sequence GTGGTCAGTACCGAGAGCGGCACCGGGGATCTTCCCAGGGTCATCAGCGTGGACGATCACGTGATCGAGCCCGCGCACCTCTTCGAGACATGGCTCCCGAGCAAGTACCGCGACAAGGGTCCGCAGCCCTTCACCGCCGGTATCGGTGACCTCCAGTACATCGGCGGGAAGTACCGGTTCACCACGGATCCCAAGGGCCAGATCACCGACTGGTGGAGGTACGAGGGCGAGGTCTTCCCGTACAAGCGCATCATCGCGGCCGTCGGCTTCTCGCGCGACGAGATGACCCTCGACGGCATCACGCGCGAGCAGATGCGGCGCGGCTGCTGGGACCCGAAGGCGCGCCTGGAGGACATGGACCTCAACCATGTGGAGGCCTCGCTCTGCTTCCCGACCTTCCCGCGGTTCTGCGGGCAGACCTTCGCGGAGGCCAAGGACAAGGAGGTCGCGCTCGCGTGCGTCCGCGCCTACAACGACTGGATGGTCGAGGAGTGGTGCGGCGACAGCGGAGGGCGGCTCATCCCGCTGTGCCTGATCCCGCTGTGGGACATCGACCTCGCCGTCGCGGAGATCAGGCGCAACGCGGCCCGTGGCGTGCGGGCGGTGACCTTCAGCGAGATCCCGACGTACCTGGGGCTGCCGTCCATCCACTCCGGCTACTGGGACCCGTTCTTCGCGGTGTGCGAGGAGACCGGGACCGTGGTCAACATGCACATCGGCTCCTCGTCGCAGATGCCCGCGGCCTCGCCGGACGCACCACCGGCCGTACAGGCCTCGCTGAGCTTCAACAACGCGATGGCGTCGATGATGGACTTCCTCTTCTCCGGGGTCCTGGTGAAGTTCCCGCGCCTCAAACTGGCGTACAGCGAAGGGCAGATGGGCTGGATCCCGTACGCCCTGGAGCGCGCCGACGACGTGTGGGAGGAGCACCGGGCGTGGGGCGGGGTGAAGGATCTGATCCCGGAGCCGCCCTCGACGTACTACTACCGGCAGATCTTCTGCTGCTTCTTCCGGGACAAGCACGGCATCGCGTCGATCGAGACCGTCGGCGTGGACAACGCGACCTTCGAGACGGACTACCCGCACGTCGACTCGACTTGGCCGCACACGAAGGAAGTGGCGGCGGACCACGTGGCCGGTCTCTCCGAAGAGGTGACGTACAAGCTGTTGCGGGGGAACGCCATCCGGATGCTGCAACTCCCCTTTGACCAGGGCAAGTAG
- a CDS encoding FkbM family methyltransferase, producing the protein MRDPISGAVSAAVSEALVTLGRRYVRAAPGSFGKALLATRFLNAHLREHPRRRVVETRSGARFAVDTQDLIQRYLYLFGVWEPHMTNFLQSRLRPGDGFIDVGANIGVFSVLASQLVGDEGQVVAIEASPVFHQRLLQEARLNDCGNLRAVNSAVSDSRQTLTFVLASSRNMGANSIVPYDGPAESTFEIEALPLPELLDPSEIANARVIKIDVEGAEGKVVRGLAPMLDKLRPDAEICIEVTPDRMAQLGDSADELMKTMTGAGFHVFRMENDYAPGSYPPALKRAHRVPMRWRGPLLGESDLIFSRLDVEALL; encoded by the coding sequence ATGCGTGATCCCATTTCAGGGGCTGTTTCAGCGGCTGTTTCGGAGGCTTTGGTCACCCTCGGGCGCCGGTACGTCCGTGCGGCCCCGGGCTCGTTCGGAAAGGCGCTGCTGGCCACGCGTTTTCTGAACGCCCATCTGAGGGAGCACCCGCGCCGGCGGGTCGTCGAGACGCGATCCGGCGCCCGGTTCGCCGTCGACACCCAGGACCTGATCCAGCGCTACCTGTACCTGTTCGGCGTGTGGGAGCCGCACATGACGAACTTCCTCCAGAGCCGCTTGAGGCCGGGCGACGGTTTCATCGACGTCGGAGCCAACATCGGCGTGTTCAGCGTGCTGGCCTCACAACTCGTCGGCGATGAGGGCCAGGTGGTGGCGATCGAGGCCTCGCCGGTGTTCCATCAGCGGCTGTTGCAGGAGGCCCGGCTCAACGACTGCGGCAACCTCCGCGCGGTCAACTCCGCGGTGTCGGACAGCCGCCAGACACTGACATTCGTGCTGGCGAGCTCGCGCAACATGGGGGCGAACAGCATCGTTCCCTACGACGGCCCGGCGGAATCCACGTTCGAGATCGAGGCGCTCCCGCTGCCCGAGCTGCTCGATCCCTCGGAGATCGCCAACGCCCGGGTGATCAAGATCGATGTGGAAGGCGCGGAGGGAAAGGTCGTCCGCGGCCTGGCGCCCATGCTGGACAAGCTCCGGCCGGACGCCGAGATCTGCATCGAGGTCACGCCCGACCGGATGGCCCAACTCGGCGACTCCGCCGATGAGTTGATGAAGACGATGACGGGCGCCGGCTTCCACGTCTTCCGGATGGAGAACGACTACGCCCCGGGGAGCTACCCGCCCGCACTCAAGCGAGCGCACCGTGTTCCGATGCGCTGGCGCGGGCCCCTGCTCGGCGAGAGCGACCTGATCTTCTCCAGGCTGGATGTCGAGGCGCTGCTCTGA
- a CDS encoding glycosyltransferase family 2 protein: MSRRIIIVTAVHGPSAHFLTEAYKSLCEQVLPDGWEWHWVIQEDGRTDTVAPHVPEDERVTFRQGRPGGPGVARTIALAQADGEYVKVLDADDQLAPGALARDLAALEGDRTIGWATSRVLDFLPDGSTAGFPGDPDNGPVERGAVLDFWKANGFRAQVHPATLFVRRDLVLALGGWMALPASEDTGLLLALSAVSRGWFSAEVGLLYRKWEGQATGQASHVDPAEREARMAVVEARARALASFGWRFPVSD; encoded by the coding sequence GTGAGCCGGCGCATCATCATCGTCACTGCCGTCCACGGGCCCTCGGCCCACTTCCTGACGGAGGCCTACAAGTCGCTGTGCGAGCAAGTGCTTCCGGACGGCTGGGAGTGGCACTGGGTGATCCAGGAGGACGGGAGGACGGACACCGTCGCCCCGCACGTGCCCGAGGACGAGCGCGTGACCTTCCGCCAGGGCCGGCCCGGGGGTCCGGGCGTCGCCCGGACCATCGCGCTCGCCCAGGCCGACGGCGAGTACGTCAAGGTGCTGGACGCCGACGACCAGCTCGCTCCGGGTGCGCTCGCCCGCGACCTGGCCGCCCTCGAAGGGGACCGCACCATCGGCTGGGCGACCTCCCGGGTCCTGGACTTTCTGCCCGACGGTTCCACCGCCGGCTTCCCGGGCGACCCCGACAACGGGCCCGTCGAGCGCGGTGCCGTGCTCGACTTCTGGAAGGCGAACGGCTTCCGCGCGCAGGTGCACCCCGCGACGCTCTTCGTACGGCGTGACCTGGTGCTCGCCCTCGGCGGCTGGATGGCGCTGCCCGCATCCGAGGACACCGGTCTCCTGCTCGCGCTGAGCGCCGTCAGCCGCGGGTGGTTCTCGGCGGAGGTCGGGCTTCTCTACCGGAAGTGGGAAGGGCAGGCGACGGGGCAGGCCTCGCACGTCGATCCGGCCGAACGGGAAGCCCGTATGGCCGTGGTGGAGGCCAGGGCCAGGGCGTTGGCCTCGTTCGGCTGGCGCTTCCCCGTCTCCGACTGA
- a CDS encoding GntR family transcriptional regulator encodes MPKAYEVIADDLRRSIREGRRKPGDRLPSETDLAGHYKRSVPTVQNALRVLHEEGLIDKQHGRGNFVRRPRTMARRANSRHQWEKGRVREPVAERAQTGATEHDTGLVLDDLVFHASYREIEAPQDIAEAMGVPEGTALVERTYRTRYAAETAPFNLVTSYLVRDMIAGNPDLLDETKEPWPGGSQNQLYTVGIELDRIEERVTARPPTPEEADELELPRGTSVLVLRKTSHDLDDRVVDLSDIILPGDRTELLFTTPLERW; translated from the coding sequence GTGCCAAAGGCGTACGAGGTGATCGCGGACGACCTGCGCCGGTCCATCCGTGAAGGCAGGCGCAAGCCCGGCGACAGGCTGCCGTCGGAAACGGACCTGGCGGGCCACTACAAGAGAAGCGTGCCCACCGTTCAGAACGCGCTCCGGGTTCTGCACGAGGAAGGCCTGATCGACAAGCAGCACGGCCGCGGCAACTTCGTCCGGCGCCCCCGGACGATGGCGCGGCGCGCGAACTCCCGGCACCAGTGGGAGAAGGGCCGGGTGCGCGAGCCGGTGGCGGAGCGGGCGCAGACCGGGGCCACCGAACACGACACCGGCCTCGTACTGGACGACCTCGTCTTCCACGCGTCCTACCGCGAGATCGAGGCGCCCCAGGACATCGCCGAGGCCATGGGCGTCCCCGAAGGGACCGCGCTGGTCGAACGCACCTACCGGACGCGCTACGCCGCCGAGACCGCACCCTTCAACCTGGTGACCTCCTACCTCGTCCGCGACATGATCGCGGGGAATCCCGATCTCCTGGACGAGACCAAGGAGCCGTGGCCCGGGGGCTCGCAGAACCAGCTCTACACCGTCGGCATCGAGCTGGACCGCATCGAGGAACGCGTCACGGCCCGGCCGCCGACACCGGAGGAGGCGGACGAACTGGAGCTGCCGCGCGGAACGTCCGTGCTCGTCCTGCGCAAGACCTCCCACGACCTCGACGACCGCGTCGTGGACCTCTCCGACATCATCCTGCCCGGCGATCGCACCGAGCTGCTCTTCACCACTCCACTGGAAAGGTGGTGA
- a CDS encoding DoxX family membrane protein, which yields MQTTWLSGAEWFAVLRIGVGLWWLESWRHKDKKDWFTGGGIKWAGGIAAKHRWPFVRLGFDRVVAPRPRLMAYVVAYAELALGLGLIAGFLTPIALVGGLLLNLIYLVLMIHDWAEQGQNLMMALISAVALFAMSWQVWSLDNALGLFN from the coding sequence ATGCAGACGACATGGCTCAGCGGTGCCGAGTGGTTCGCGGTCCTGCGCATAGGCGTCGGCCTGTGGTGGCTGGAGAGCTGGCGTCACAAGGACAAGAAGGACTGGTTCACGGGCGGCGGCATCAAGTGGGCGGGGGGAATCGCCGCCAAGCACCGATGGCCCTTCGTACGGCTCGGCTTCGACCGCGTGGTCGCGCCGAGGCCCCGCCTGATGGCGTACGTCGTCGCCTACGCGGAACTGGCCCTCGGCCTCGGTCTGATCGCCGGATTCCTGACGCCGATCGCCCTCGTCGGCGGCCTCCTGCTCAACCTGATCTACCTCGTACTGATGATCCACGACTGGGCCGAGCAGGGGCAGAACCTCATGATGGCCCTGATCTCCGCCGTCGCACTCTTCGCCATGAGCTGGCAGGTGTGGTCCCTCGACAACGCGCTGGGGCTCTTCAACTAG